A genomic stretch from Acetomicrobium sp. S15 = DSM 107314 includes:
- a CDS encoding trypsin-like peptidase domain-containing protein, translating into MDTAAISKAMQSVAVLTVETEGGQKLQGLAFIALGENRAVTAARLIRNANKVTLRFQDGVEVDALGLVAVDEKRGVALIDIPSSGRGVLNLTQASITPGMVINSGAVKDNTYGFVQLAVAEVHQGASGIERCMLSGEAPSGNSGAPALDSKGNVVGIVIEAQDGRVFVPSAFIAALNASLPTRSWGAQKQTVEATGGVGTVVQTTGSSPMDDIDLMLLSFFTTFYDHYAVYVWIINIIDYYSHFESKEVPQLVYDYQAKLERELKRIAGIRTDDSLRKEILQTALEAGANQFNAVNYLMQAMVIAQQTKAWGAQSDDLRKRAIASFKMAWEVLTPKTSALMQLYKESMIFRKNAPRDLVYMMGLEKRPSVFKIGATTMVTDPFYLLVLNNKSMGEALGLRAGDRIISTAGQKFDKNSSIEDFKVIIQNNLGKTIKVVVQRYGEETTLEMEIPKEIPKEYLYEK; encoded by the coding sequence GTGGACACCGCTGCCATTTCGAAAGCGATGCAATCCGTTGCCGTTTTGACCGTAGAAACGGAAGGAGGCCAAAAGCTACAGGGCCTAGCGTTTATTGCGTTAGGCGAAAATAGGGCTGTTACAGCGGCTCGCCTTATCAGAAACGCTAATAAAGTCACCCTAAGGTTCCAGGACGGCGTTGAGGTTGATGCGCTTGGCCTGGTAGCCGTCGACGAAAAGAGGGGAGTAGCACTCATCGATATTCCCTCCTCCGGAAGGGGAGTGCTTAACCTCACCCAGGCAAGCATTACTCCTGGAATGGTCATTAACAGTGGAGCTGTGAAAGACAACACCTACGGTTTCGTCCAGTTGGCCGTTGCGGAGGTACACCAGGGAGCTAGCGGTATAGAAAGATGCATGCTCTCCGGAGAGGCCCCGAGCGGCAACAGCGGAGCACCGGCCCTGGACTCTAAGGGCAACGTGGTCGGAATAGTTATAGAAGCTCAAGACGGACGGGTGTTTGTGCCGTCAGCATTCATCGCAGCCCTTAACGCGTCGCTTCCTACCAGGTCTTGGGGGGCGCAGAAACAGACGGTGGAAGCGACTGGAGGTGTTGGAACTGTTGTTCAAACCACAGGCTCTAGCCCCATGGATGACATAGATCTTATGTTGTTGAGCTTTTTTACTACATTTTACGACCATTATGCAGTCTACGTGTGGATTATCAATATTATAGACTACTACTCGCATTTTGAGAGTAAAGAAGTGCCTCAGCTCGTATATGACTATCAGGCGAAACTCGAGCGTGAGCTTAAGAGAATAGCTGGCATAAGGACCGACGACTCGTTGAGGAAAGAAATCCTACAAACTGCCTTGGAAGCCGGGGCTAACCAATTTAATGCGGTAAATTATTTGATGCAGGCTATGGTCATTGCACAGCAAACCAAAGCATGGGGAGCTCAATCTGATGACCTAAGGAAGCGCGCCATAGCTTCCTTTAAGATGGCCTGGGAGGTTCTTACCCCAAAAACATCGGCTTTAATGCAACTTTATAAAGAATCTATGATTTTTAGGAAAAACGCTCCTCGAGATCTTGTGTATATGATGGGGTTAGAGAAGCGGCCGTCTGTCTTCAAAATCGGAGCTACGACCATGGTTACAGATCCCTTCTATTTGCTTGTCCTTAATAATAAGAGCATGGGAGAAGCTCTTGGCCTTAGAGCGGGAGACAGAATTATTTCGACTGCGGGTCAGAAATTCGACAAAAATAGTTCCATCGAGGATTTTAAGGTGATAATACAAAATAACCTCGGGAAAACGATTAAGGTTGTAGTGCAAAGATATGGCGAAGAGACAACTCTTGAAATGGAGATTCCAAAGGAGATACCCAAAGAGTATCTTTACGAAAAATAA
- a CDS encoding pyridoxal-phosphate-dependent aminotransferase family protein: MKHLFTPGPVPLPHEVASSGARPMIGHRSEEFSALLLRLQNRLRDLLKSSGPVVLLPSSGTGALESMVENLLRPDDVVISVSCGQFGLRFREMASRMDCQIVSVDVPWGEAVAPEAIAEAVRVHPEARAILLTHNETSTGVINPIHSIASVLPKERPLLLVDVVSSLGVTPCLPEVWGVDALAGASQKGLLCPPGVGVVWLSPRAWEALESLGHPKSFYFDLLGYRDSMEHLQSPYTPPISLFYSLDAALALLAEHGYAKWWKERRRFAAAFAAGAEAMGLDLLVRQKRHRSPGVTAIKTPEAKRLKDALYGMGVEVAGGLGALKGQIVRVAHYTDMGWPEMCLILGSIYGAAKSAGLSVNAGFLDVAQRVWEEDAPCGKC, translated from the coding sequence ATGAAGCACCTGTTCACGCCTGGCCCGGTGCCGCTGCCACACGAGGTGGCAAGCTCTGGCGCCCGCCCCATGATCGGCCACAGGAGCGAGGAGTTTTCTGCCCTCCTGCTGCGCCTCCAGAATCGCCTTAGGGATTTGTTAAAAAGCAGCGGACCCGTGGTGTTGCTCCCATCTTCCGGTACAGGGGCGCTCGAGTCTATGGTGGAAAACCTATTGAGGCCGGACGATGTTGTAATCTCGGTATCTTGCGGTCAGTTCGGTCTCCGTTTCAGGGAGATGGCGAGCAGGATGGACTGTCAAATTGTCTCGGTAGATGTGCCGTGGGGGGAGGCGGTTGCCCCCGAAGCTATAGCGGAGGCGGTTAGGGTTCATCCCGAGGCGAGGGCGATCCTTTTAACGCACAATGAAACTTCAACCGGCGTCATAAACCCGATTCACTCCATAGCGTCTGTCCTTCCCAAGGAGAGGCCGCTACTTTTGGTGGATGTCGTGAGCTCTCTCGGCGTTACGCCTTGTCTGCCTGAGGTCTGGGGGGTGGATGCGCTTGCCGGCGCTTCTCAAAAGGGGTTGCTTTGTCCTCCCGGCGTTGGGGTAGTTTGGCTTTCGCCCCGCGCTTGGGAAGCCTTGGAGAGTCTCGGGCACCCTAAGAGCTTCTACTTCGATCTGTTGGGATACAGGGATTCCATGGAACACCTTCAGAGCCCTTACACACCTCCTATTTCTCTGTTTTATTCGTTAGATGCCGCGCTAGCCCTGCTGGCTGAGCATGGATATGCCAAATGGTGGAAGGAGCGCCGCCGCTTCGCTGCTGCCTTTGCGGCAGGAGCCGAGGCTATGGGGCTCGATTTACTCGTCCGCCAAAAGCGCCATCGCTCGCCAGGGGTGACGGCCATAAAGACGCCCGAGGCTAAAAGGCTCAAAGACGCCCTTTACGGAATGGGCGTCGAAGTAGCCGGAGGCTTGGGAGCGCTCAAGGGACAGATCGTGCGCGTGGCTCATTACACAGACATGGGTTGGCCTGAAATGTGCCTGATCTTAGGAAGCATCTATGGAGCTGCCAAGAGCGCGGGCCTTTCCGTGAACGCCGGCTTCTTGGATGTCGCGCAGCGGGTATGGGAGGAGGACGCCCCATGTGGAAAGTGTTAG